Within Anopheles ziemanni chromosome 2, idAnoZiCoDA_A2_x.2, whole genome shotgun sequence, the genomic segment CACTTACGATCGATTCCCGTTTAATTTCGACCCAACAAAACAGAACCTTTCCTCCTCACCTGCCCTTTCCCCGCACAGTTGCGTTCCATCCCACTCAGCTTCCCTTTCACTGCAACCCATTTCCCTCGTAAAAACGCAACGGCCTTCGGAAAATTTGTTTGGCACACACAGTTCTCTCTCGCCCTTGGGTGCCAGGGCATAGTGCAAATATGTTCGCTGCTGCAAATAACCGACCCTACCCGAAATCCGAAATCAAGAAGCAGGAAGAACGTGGTAACGAAAAACCAACATCCTATAAAACAAATGCTGCCACTGCCTCTGCGGGAGGTAAACCGTCCGCCGTGCTCTAGCAATCAATTTAACTTTTAAATAGACCAATGTTTATTTGAACCCAAACATCAAACGAGCATTGATGCGATAATCCGCATTGAACGAAGCGTGATAAGACGCAGCGTTGCCTGGGTGCGTcggttttccataaattcgtggacagaatttattttaatcgaaAAACGTCAGTTGGGGAAGATCttgaagaaaaagaaccaaTGGTACTACGACGCAGACATAGATTTGCTCAAAGATTGGAAAACACGTGCCCTCTATGCTTAAGAGCGAAACACCTGAACATTGGTGCAATGTCCTATCTACCAAAAAGGAACCATATCATCCTCGTTTCCgacgttttttttcgtgaagCAAAAAAGATGTTACAATATTCTATTACTTCACagtttctatttgtttttcgacCACGTTTCTTATTGCCCTTACCGTGCGAACTGAAACACTTGGGAAAGGGCATTTAACTTTTTCCCCAGCCCGATTGtataaaacagaagaaaacaatataaaaggtGTTTTCATCACACCAGGTGTGATTTATGTCGTTTCGACCAATACTGGCACCTGGCATCAGTTCGGAGCAaatattgtgtttttcttccttcttgaAATTGGCTTAGGTCCTTTATGGACTGCTTTGAATGGTTATGCGGCAGAAGATGCACCACCCAATGTGAAAAGAATAATAACTTCTTGCTACATGCACTTTCTATCGCTGGACCTACAAAGTTAACAAATGATTCTTTGGTTACCTGCAATTACGTTAGAGAGgtgtattttttcccttttgattaaatttgcaACTTTCACAGCCGtacctttttttctgcccACGGCTCTGATCGATGAATTCACCAACCactagtaaaaaaaaagggcagCAATAAACGTTCACTCCATCACTGGGCACTTTCTTCTACTTCTTATCTTTCGTGGCACCTAACAATCCGGTGAAAAGTTTCTGACCTCGTGAACGCAAGTTCGCTCCTCGCAAGTTGGTCCCAGGAGTAAACGCTTCTGGTAGGCACACAAGGCGCTATGCTAGTTCGATGCGGATAAAATCCGATGTAACGGAAGTTAACATGAGAAGAGGAGTAAGAAGAATCTCATCGACCACCTCAGCGGCCACACAGccaaacacacataaacacagtGCTCCTCCAAGCCAGGACGAGCCGATGACAACCGGTCGTCAACCCTAAGCCCACCACACAACGAACACGCGGTTTGTGCTATATTTCACCGTTCACGCCCGGAAACCACCGCAACATTCCTCTATCGGAACCAGTTCCGGTGGTGCGACGAAGGGACATCACGAACAGGAAGTTCACCTCTAATTTAATCCGTGCGAggtagttttcatttttccacaacGTCCCCTCCCCTTTGGACGATATGGTgcagtttaaaatttaatgaatGGGAAAACCGTGCGTTGCAAACCGCCGTGCAACCTGAGCACCTGAACGATGGTCTTCAACTGGCCTCGAGTGTACGTGTGAACGCTGGACCACTGGCCAGAGTCCTTCCGAAACTCTCACTCCCGCTGGCACAGGATCAGAACCGAACGGAACGTGTATGCCGCATTGCTGGTCGGGCGCGTACCGGACCGTGCCGGAAAAGTAGTATGTGTGCATGAGAGTATGTGCGCACGCGCGCCCGTTTGTGCCTGCCCCAACCGGaaccgaaaaccgaaccgatgcTCCATCGGCTAGCACGCGGAACCGCTTTCTCTCTCGTTCACCACCGTATGGAAACCACCGGGTGGTGGGATGGCGTGCTccaagatgaaaaatgtgctCCGAGTTTGGCGCTCACCAGGATACCCGGGGTAAGCGCGTGGTTTTCATGAATGAAACTGTGGAAAACACGTGGTGTTTTGATGGACCCTATGAACAGATCTTCCCCGTCCGGAGGCTCCGGGAAAGTGTTCACATCGCAGGGCAGAAAAAGAGAGCCTGTTAATGGTGCCAATAACAGAGTAGCACGTACACGACGTTTGCGATTCTTGAGACATAACCAGCTTGGGGTTTCCAACCCTTAAAGATTAGCGATGAATGGCTCTAGAGTTGGCTGTTTATTTTAGTAAAAATTGACGAATTGCATAAACCAAAATTGGTAACGACGCAATCGTGCAAACGATGGGACGAGGAGGGGAGGACCTCAGCTGAGGTTATGCCCTAAcattttatgtaaaaagtcATGTTTACTAAAAGAGTGGTTCGGGTTTGTTGCTTTTGCATATAATTCATATAAACTCATTACGAGacaatgttatttttatataataaACACCTTTATTTTAGAAGATGCACCAAAAAGATGTCGATTCATTCACATAGTGTTGTATATAGATTTAAACATTAGTACGTAATAATTACAATTAGATTTTACAAATAAGCACTTTTGCTCTCTTACGCAACCGTAGCGTCCAGACGTTTGATCAGAGTAAAATCCGATATTCGTTACTTTTCTCTTAGCTCTAAGCGATTCAAGTGCTAGAGATGTGGGTGAACACAACATGCATTTCAACATGTTGCTCCTCCCTGCCTAGCACGTCGTCTCGGTGTAGGTATCCCCAGCCCGATGGTGGATCTATAATTTTCCCCTTGTTCACACGTTCAACATCTCAATGAGATCCCACTATTTAAACTAATCGTCTAATAACCTACGCGTGACACATATGGGTTGGATTTATACTATTGCATCGGACAAACAATAATGGAAAAGTTAACTGGTATTTAGCGTGCAAATACAACCCAATCGTTTATCATCtaataaaaactacaaaatcAAGCTGATCATGACGTCTTACTTCTGTCCAAAAAACTACAATCTGGAtcgaaaataatttgaaactaaataaaatagaatttcaccttacaaaaaaaatatggatGATGATGTGGCCAGAGACGCACTCAGCTAATAAATCACACTATTGCCACTGTTGTGTTTGTCGTTCGTTCAATACCTCCAATGCCCAACAATAGTGGACGTACAAAGGGACTCCTTCGGTAAGTTAATGCATTCCAGCTGCGTTTCCAAATTGTTCAtgaaaaaaatagtgaagACTACCGATGTTTAATCGGAATACTAAAGCACGCTCAGAAATCCGCATCCAGCGTGAACACGTTGTCCAGTCGGTTAGCCATCACGCCCCACTTCTGATATTCGCCAACCTTCTTTTCGaagaagtttgtttttccctccagTGAGATGAACTCCATGAAGTTGAAGGGATTTTTTGTGTTATAGacctgaaaaaaaagaacacaacatCATAAGGTTAACATTAGCTCTCTTAGCCCATGTAAGATCGAATATCAAAGAAAAGTACACTTACCTTTTCGCAGCCCAACTCCACCAGAAGCCGATCGGCAACGAACTCGATGTACTGCGACATCAGGTCACAGTTCATGCCCAGCATATCGACCGGCAACGCCTTGGTAAGGAACTCCTGTTCGATCACCACCGCATCGCGAATGATGCTGGTCACACGCTCGCGCGTCGGCTTCTGCACCAGATACTTGAACATAAGGCAAGCAAAATCGCAGTGCAAGCCCTCGTCACGCGAAATTAGCTCGTTCGAGAACGTCAAACCCGGCATCAGCCCTCGCTTCTTAAGCCAGAAAATAGCGGCAAAGCTACCGCTGAAGAAGATTCCCTCGACGGCGGCAAACGCGACAACACGCTCGCCGAAGTTGGCTTTCTTGCTCGAAATCCAGTTCAGGGCCCAATCAGCCTTCTTCTTCACACACGGTAGCGTTTCTATGGCATTGAAGAGGAATTCGCTACGAAAAGAAGGGATGAAACACAGGTATTGCTCAGACAAGTTTCAAGGTAAACATTACGGGGCTGAACCTACCGTTCCTTCGGGTCACGAATGTACGTGTCGATCAGCAGAGAGTACATCTCGCTGTGGACGTTTTCCATGGCGATCTGGAAACCATAGAAACAGCGCGCTTCGGTCACCTGCACTTCCTGGCTGAATCGTTCGACCAGATTCTCGTTTACGATTCCGTCCGACGCAGCGAAGAAAGCGAGCACGTGCGAGATGAAATGACGTTCGCTCGGCTTCAACGACTCCCAATCCTTCATATCCTTTGATAGGTCCACCTCCTCTACAGTCCAGAAGGATGCCTCGGCCTAGATGAGGAAGAAACGGAGGAACAAAGAAATAGTAACTATCGGGAATAGTTTAATGTTGCGTAATTCACTTACCTTCTTGTACATCTGCCAGATGTCTTGATATTGAATCGGGAAGATGACAAACCGACGTGGATTATCCTTGAGCAGTGGTTCGATGGACGGATCGAACGGTGTCTGCTCATGCAAGTGAACCTCCGACAGCTCGGTCTTAGCCAACTCCTTGGGATCCTCAACTGAGGACTCGGTCACCATCACCTTGTTCTCATCCATCGTCTCGTCAGCGGTGATGGTGCTTTGGGACTTCGTAGTCTGCGTTACTGCAGTCACGTTTGCTCCACTTTCTGTCAGCACTTTGTGGGTGTTCTACAGAGCAAAATCAAATTCGTCATAGAACAACAATGAATATTCAGAATACAATTATCGGCTGTTCGCACAAGAAAGTTGCTAGTGCAGTGCGATTCAGCATGATATTGCAATGAGAAGCTTACTAAGATGGAAAGCtgattttttcctttactACGACAAGCGAAACATGTCTGGTTTCTTGATTCGAAGCGTcttcacaaacaactatttttcgATCTCTGGACCAAGTGGCACGATTGCAGGCACCAGGCCCTTCGGTGTAGTAGTTCAGGGACCATTTCTTGTTtacgttttttatttcactagcACCGCGCGAGCAATTTCTGCGAATGCGCGTGTTTGACAGATCAGGCCAAATGCGAGGCATTTGACGCGGACATTCGTGCgcgcctttttttcttccattcttcACGATATCTTCCATTTCCCAAAAACCCGCTCGTTTCATAAACAGCTGATTTTGAGTGTGCATGTTAAAGAGACGCATGAAATGAAAGTTATTTAATTTACTAGTCGTTAAAAACGTTACTTGAAGAACAGTGTGGTTCAAAAATCCaggaaaattttattgtaacttCGACACAGGAAGTGAAGTGCCTTATGTGTGTTCACAAGATTTGAACATCACCTCATACTTGATGGCGTTGTTGCGAACACACGCAGTTGTCCACCCCACGCCGATACAAGTATTTTCATGACTACGAACAACGCTTGCGGAAACCGCTGCGAACAATTTATCAGCGCGAAGCGGCGCATTTGGAGGGAAATTGCAATGCGTTTTGGAGGGAAACTCAAATGTCACGAATGAAAAACGCGCGGGATTGTAACGTGTCACTTAGCAATGATTGTGAAATATTCATctacttttacttcctctctGAATAGGTGAAGTACATAAGATCGGGTTTTCGATGGCGTTGGGTTACGGAATGCTCTAGAAACGAGCATGTTGGCCCTTATGTTTCGTTCAGAGAAGAACAAGCTTTCCACAACATATTTCAAAGAAGGAAAGGCAGTAAAGAGCCATGAATTCATAGCAGTAAAATACGTGAAAAGTAATTTTCTTGAGAATAATTTAAAGGGACAATACCATACCAAACACGAGACGACGCCATCCCCCGGCACCGTAAAGGTACATATTTAAACCCATTCCCTGCCCCAGTGCCACTTACCTTAATCAGAACCTCCATGTTATCAGCaaagttttccttctccaGAACCATTTTCACTGCAATTGAGCACTTTTCAACACGTATACAAATCACAAATAAGGAATAATTAGCCCTTCACTACTTCACTacgtggttggttttttgtaGCACTTGTTCTCTTTCCGCTGTGTCCGGTGAAGCGTCCTCTGCCTGGGAAATCCAATCGTGAAATGATGAAGTACGTGCTCCAAGAGCGCAAAGGCAGTACAGAATGCCGCCAAAATTTTCCATCGATC encodes:
- the LOC131284020 gene encoding ribonucleoside-diphosphate reductase subunit M2 — encoded protein: MVLEKENFADNMEVLIKNTHKVLTESGANVTAVTQTTKSQSTITADETMDENKVMVTESSVEDPKELAKTELSEVHLHEQTPFDPSIEPLLKDNPRRFVIFPIQYQDIWQMYKKAEASFWTVEEVDLSKDMKDWESLKPSERHFISHVLAFFAASDGIVNENLVERFSQEVQVTEARCFYGFQIAMENVHSEMYSLLIDTYIRDPKEREFLFNAIETLPCVKKKADWALNWISSKKANFGERVVAFAAVEGIFFSGSFAAIFWLKKRGLMPGLTFSNELISRDEGLHCDFACLMFKYLVQKPTRERVTSIIRDAVVIEQEFLTKALPVDMLGMNCDLMSQYIEFVADRLLVELGCEKVYNTKNPFNFMEFISLEGKTNFFEKKVGEYQKWGVMANRLDNVFTLDADF